In one Lysobacter alkalisoli genomic region, the following are encoded:
- a CDS encoding TonB-dependent receptor has product MTKHTHLSIAIACALLAPGAWAQDGAAAQGGQPPATQASTTLDAVTVTARKREETLQEVPVAVTAFTADALDKLAVEDLSDLGAQVPNLTVYAARGSSSTVTAYIRGIGQSDPLWGVDPGVGIYLDDVYIARPQGALLDVFDVERVEVLRGPQGTLYGKNTIGGAIKYISRGLPTGLDGFASVTAGNHGKLDVKAAVGGSIASNDVLRGRISVASLNSDGYGRNQVTGQKVSDKEVLALRAQLGAYVDEDLNFQFAYDWMDDRSGVRGAKMLAPNPFNAALFPQYGEFPPLDSRYDVRNGMPNVNDTEMKGVSATMNWRINDDWSFKYVIAKRESDTETNIDFDLTTAPIVDVKAFYSDEQVSNEAQLNYDAGGRARGVMGVYLFDGEAGGQVLNNFIGALFGDTQGKVLTESIALYADWTFDLTDRLSLDVGARYTDEDKRAIVLNRSYSDGTYTTPIATVSDFDKTVSFKNTSPKVALDFQVTPDIMVYGSASRGFKSGGFNIRANATAVPRSAEPFDDEVVDSYEIGSKMAFLDQTLFLNLAAFHNRYKDIQLSVFTAYDSDGDGVDDAFFGDFTNAGKGTANGVEVEYQWLPNPHWAITGNLAWLDTKYDEFITSGVDVADSQKFTNAPEFSGAVNVEYQMPLANGGDFSARVGYSYQSEVYPTTDLSEEIRQPGYGLLDAGVNWRMNDNWSFALQGKNLLDEEYRTTGYNIGVLGVLTGFYGPPREYWLTARYDF; this is encoded by the coding sequence ATGACCAAGCACACACACCTGAGCATTGCCATCGCCTGCGCGTTGCTTGCGCCCGGCGCATGGGCACAGGACGGTGCCGCGGCGCAGGGCGGACAACCGCCTGCCACGCAGGCCTCGACCACGCTCGACGCGGTCACGGTCACTGCCCGCAAGCGCGAGGAAACCCTGCAGGAAGTGCCGGTCGCGGTGACCGCTTTCACCGCCGACGCGCTGGACAAGCTGGCCGTCGAGGATCTGTCCGACCTCGGTGCGCAGGTGCCGAACCTCACCGTCTACGCCGCACGCGGTTCCAGCAGCACGGTCACCGCCTACATCCGCGGCATCGGCCAGTCCGACCCGCTGTGGGGCGTGGATCCGGGCGTGGGCATCTACCTGGACGACGTCTACATTGCCCGTCCGCAAGGCGCCTTGCTCGACGTGTTCGATGTCGAGCGCGTCGAGGTGCTGCGCGGTCCGCAGGGCACCCTGTACGGCAAGAACACCATCGGCGGTGCGATCAAGTACATCTCGCGCGGCCTGCCGACCGGGCTTGACGGGTTCGCATCGGTCACCGCCGGCAACCACGGCAAGCTCGACGTCAAGGCGGCCGTCGGCGGTTCCATCGCGTCCAATGACGTGTTGCGCGGCCGTATCTCGGTCGCCAGCCTCAACAGCGACGGCTACGGCAGGAACCAGGTCACCGGCCAGAAAGTCAGCGACAAGGAAGTTCTGGCACTGCGCGCACAGCTCGGCGCCTATGTCGATGAAGACCTCAACTTCCAGTTCGCCTACGACTGGATGGATGACCGCTCCGGCGTGCGCGGCGCGAAGATGCTCGCGCCCAACCCGTTCAATGCAGCACTGTTCCCGCAGTACGGCGAGTTTCCGCCGCTCGATAGCCGCTACGACGTCCGCAATGGCATGCCCAACGTCAACGACACCGAGATGAAGGGCGTCTCGGCCACCATGAACTGGCGCATCAACGACGACTGGTCATTCAAGTACGTGATCGCCAAGCGCGAGTCCGATACCGAGACCAACATCGATTTCGACCTGACCACCGCCCCCATCGTCGACGTCAAGGCCTTCTACAGCGACGAGCAGGTCAGCAACGAGGCCCAGCTCAACTACGACGCCGGCGGCCGCGCACGCGGCGTGATGGGCGTGTACCTGTTCGACGGCGAGGCCGGCGGCCAGGTGCTCAACAACTTCATCGGCGCCCTGTTCGGCGACACCCAGGGCAAGGTCCTTACCGAGAGCATCGCCCTCTACGCCGATTGGACCTTCGACCTGACTGATCGCCTGAGCCTCGACGTCGGCGCGCGCTACACCGACGAGGACAAGCGTGCGATCGTGCTCAATCGTTCCTACAGCGACGGGACGTACACTACGCCGATCGCGACCGTTTCCGACTTCGACAAGACGGTCAGTTTCAAGAACACCTCGCCGAAGGTCGCGCTCGATTTCCAGGTCACCCCGGACATCATGGTCTACGGTTCGGCGTCGCGGGGCTTCAAGTCGGGTGGCTTCAATATCCGCGCCAATGCCACGGCGGTGCCGCGTTCGGCCGAACCGTTCGATGACGAGGTCGTCGACAGCTACGAGATCGGCAGCAAGATGGCCTTCCTCGACCAGACCCTGTTCCTGAACCTGGCCGCGTTCCACAATCGCTACAAGGACATCCAGTTGTCGGTCTTCACTGCCTACGACTCGGATGGCGATGGCGTCGACGATGCCTTCTTCGGCGATTTCACCAATGCCGGCAAAGGCACGGCCAACGGTGTCGAAGTCGAGTACCAGTGGCTGCCGAACCCGCACTGGGCGATCACCGGCAACCTTGCCTGGCTGGATACCAAGTACGACGAGTTCATCACCAGTGGCGTCGATGTCGCCGACAGCCAGAAGTTCACCAACGCGCCCGAGTTCTCCGGTGCGGTAAACGTCGAGTACCAGATGCCGTTGGCCAACGGCGGCGATTTCTCCGCACGTGTCGGCTACAGCTACCAGAGCGAGGTCTACCCGACCACCGACCTGTCGGAGGAGATCAGGCAGCCCGGCTACGGCCTGCTCGATGCCGGCGTCAACTGGCGCATGAACGACAACTGGAGCTTCGCCCTGCAGGGCAAGAACCTGCTCGACGAGGAATACCGCACCACCGGCTACAACATCGGCGTGCTCGGGGTGCTGACCGGTTTCTATGGCCCGCCGCGCGAGTACTGGCTGACTGCCCGGTACGACTTCTGA
- a CDS encoding response regulator, with protein MLDGWGYGVATARDGKEAAMVLEAAPVSLWLFDYHLDDGDTGVALAGRLADRHGARPTLILSADRGGTVRRAVHEAGLSLIAKPLKPLALKSVLDRLLAAVGTGAPPRAF; from the coding sequence GTGCTCGATGGCTGGGGCTATGGGGTGGCCACCGCGCGCGACGGCAAAGAAGCGGCCATGGTCCTTGAGGCGGCGCCTGTGTCGCTGTGGCTGTTCGACTACCACCTCGACGACGGCGATACCGGCGTCGCGCTTGCCGGGAGACTGGCCGATCGCCATGGTGCGCGGCCGACCCTGATCCTCAGCGCCGACCGCGGTGGGACTGTTCGCCGCGCCGTGCATGAAGCCGGCCTGTCGCTGATCGCCAAGCCACTCAAGCCATTGGCGCTGAAGTCGGTGCTGGACCGCCTGCTGGCGGCGGTAGGAACAGGGGCTCCCCCTAGGGCCTTCTAG